The following are encoded together in the Phaseolus vulgaris cultivar G19833 chromosome 9, P. vulgaris v2.0, whole genome shotgun sequence genome:
- the LOC137821350 gene encoding EG45-like domain containing protein 2: protein MKLFSFLIFSSLLLKQVSLVMGDVGTAASYGPPYIPTACGGNSAGQFPPGNLFVAVNEGLWDNGAACGRRYRIRCMSGKNRPCKGGSIDVKVVDSCPGSPCSNSLLMSKDAFAAISHFPHAKINIEYTEI from the exons ATGAAGCTCTTTTCCTTTCTAATATTTTCAAGCCTATTGCTCAAACAAGTGAGCCTAGTTATGGGAGACGTTGGCACTGCTGCATCTTATGGACCACCATACATTC CTACTGCTTGCGGTGGAAATAGCGCAGGGCAATTTCCTCCTGGAAATCTATTTGTGGCTGTGAATGAAGGGTTATGGGACAATGGAGCAGCGTGTGGAAGGAGATACAGAATAAGGTGCATGAGTGGAAAGAATAGACCATGCAAAGGTGGCAGCATCGATGTGAAAGTGGTAGATTCTTGTCCAGGCTCACCTTGTTCTAACAGTCTCCTCATGTCAAAAGATGCCTTCGCAGCTATTTCGCACTTCCCTCATGCAAAAATCAATATTGAATATACTGA
- the LOC137820747 gene encoding adenine nucleotide transporter BT1, chloroplastic/mitochondrial-like, with product MGGRRMQLVEEKSNGFFSVSCLGFQSEDRCYQFGGLFASVGQMGMGVGVQPSDPSDSRDSGGTKFPFNELFIKYQGKDEVVEERVDGKKRKGGVSLRLKIKNPALRRLFSGAIAGAVSRTAVAPLETIRTLMMVGSSNHSTTEVFHNIVKTDGWKGLFRGNFVNVIRVAPSKAIELFTFDTVNKNLSPKPGEKSKFPIPASLIAGACAGVTSTICTYPLELVKTRLTVQRDVYDGLLHAFVKIIREEGPAELYSGLAASLIGVVPYAAANYYAYDTLKKAYKKFFKQEKVGNIETLLIGSVAGAISSSSTFPLEVARKQMQLGTISGRQVYKDVFHALACILEQEGMQGLYRGLVPSCMKLIPAAGISFMCYEACKRVFLENDEED from the exons ATGGGTGGGAGGAGAATGCAACTGGTTGAAGAGAAAAGTAATGGGTTTTTCTCTGTCAGCTGCCTGGGGTTCCAATCCGAAGATAGGTGCTACCAGTTCGGAGGCTTGTTTGCCAGTGTTGGTCAGATGGGAATGGGGGTTGGCGTGCAACCGAGCGACCCTTCTGATTCGCGCGACAGTGGTGGCACGAAGTTCCCCTTCAATGAACTGTTCATCAAGTACCAGGGAAAAGATGAGGTTGTTGAAGAAAGGGTCGATGGCAAGAAGAGAAAGGGTGGTGTTTCACTACGGCTTAAGATAAAAAACCCTGCTTTGAGAAGGTTGTTTAGTGGGGCAATAGCTGGGGCTGTGTCTCGGACTGCTGTGGCGCCTTTGGAGACTATAAGAACTCTTATGATGGTGGGGAGTAGTAACCATTCCACCACTGAGGTGTTCCACAATATCGTGAAAACTGATGGCTGGAAGGGCTTGTTTAGGGGTAATTTTGTTAATGTCATTCGGGTTGCGCCTAGCAAGGCCATTGAG CTATTTACTTTCGATACAGTGAACAAGAACCTATCCCCAAAGCCTGGGGAGAAGTCGAAATTCCCAATTCCTGCATCATTGATTGCAGGTGCCTGTGCTGGAGTGACTTCAACTATATGTACATATCCTCTTGAATTAGTCAAGACTCGACTAACTGTCCAG AGAGATGTTTATGATGGTCTGCTTCATGCATTCGTGAAAATAATTCGAGAAGAGGGTCCTGCAGAACTTTACAGTGGGCTTGCAGCCAGTCTCATCGGAGTTGTCCCCTATGCTGCAGCCAATTACTATGCCTATGACACTTTAAAGAAAGCATACaagaaattttttaaacaagAGAAGGTGGGGAATATTGAAACCCTTTTGATCGGTTCGGTAGCTGGTGCTATTTCAAGTAGTTCAACTTTTCCATTGGAGGTAGCTCGCAAGCAAATGCAGCTTGGTACCATCAGTGGAAGGCAGGTTTACAAGGATGTGTTTCATGCCCTTGCATGCATACTAGAACAAGAAGGGATGCAAGGTTTATACAGAGGGTTGGTACCTAGTTGCATGAAGTTGATACCAGCCGCTGGAATCTCTTTCATGTGCTACGAAGCATGCAAGAGGGTATTTCTAGAGAACGACGAGGAGGATTAG